In one window of Schistosoma haematobium chromosome 5, whole genome shotgun sequence DNA:
- the PSMA2_1 gene encoding Proteasome subunit alpha type-2, variant 2 (EggNog:ENOG410V94E~COG:O~MEROPS:MER0000550), whose protein sequence is MSERYSFSLTTFSPSGKLVQIEYALKAVEAGAPSVGIRAANGVVLAAVKKFTSKLMDESTVTKIEQVTGGIGMVYSGLSPDYRVLVKQARKSSQAYQLAYGEPISPEQLVIRIAAVMQEYTQSGGVRPFGVSLLVAGWDRDLQRPFLYQCDPSI, encoded by the exons ATGAGCGAAAGATACAGCTTCTCCTTAACTACATTCAG CCCATCCGGAAAGCTTGTTCAGATCGAATATGCATTGAAAGCAGTTGAAGCTGGAGCTCCGTCTGTTGGTATACGTGCCGCAAATGGGGTTGTACTTGCTGCAGTAAAAAAGTTCACTTCAAAACTTATGGACGAGTCAACAGTGACAAAAATTGAACAAGTGACGGGTGGGATAGGGATGGTTTACAGTGGTCTGTCACCAGATTATCGTGTATTGGTTAAACAGGCCAGAAAGTCGTCCCAGGCATATCAGCTGGCGTATGGTGAACCTATATCTCCGGAACAATTGGTTATCCGAATAGCTGCTGTTATGCAAGAATATACACAATCCGG AGGTGTTCGCCCATTTGGTGTCTCCCTATTAGTTGCAGGATGGGATCGAGATTTGCAACGACCGTTTCTTTACCAATGTGATCCTTCT ATATAA
- the PSMA2_1 gene encoding Proteasome subunit alpha type-2 (EggNog:ENOG410V94E~COG:O~MEROPS:MER0000550): MSERYSFSLTTFSPSGKLVQIEYALKAVEAGAPSVGIRAANGVVLAAVKKFTSKLMDESTVTKIEQVTGGIGMVYSGLSPDYRVLVKQARKSSQAYQLAYGEPISPEQLVIRIAAVMQEYTQSGGVRPFGVSLLVAGWDRDLQRPFLYQCDPSGTYFPWKATALGQNSQNGKSFLEKRYNENLELEDATHAAILTLKESFEGQMTESNIEVGVCNENGFRILTSDEVKDYLAAIP, from the exons ATGAGCGAAAGATACAGCTTCTCCTTAACTACATTCAG CCCATCCGGAAAGCTTGTTCAGATCGAATATGCATTGAAAGCAGTTGAAGCTGGAGCTCCGTCTGTTGGTATACGTGCCGCAAATGGGGTTGTACTTGCTGCAGTAAAAAAGTTCACTTCAAAACTTATGGACGAGTCAACAGTGACAAAAATTGAACAAGTGACGGGTGGGATAGGGATGGTTTACAGTGGTCTGTCACCAGATTATCGTGTATTGGTTAAACAGGCCAGAAAGTCGTCCCAGGCATATCAGCTGGCGTATGGTGAACCTATATCTCCGGAACAATTGGTTATCCGAATAGCTGCTGTTATGCAAGAATATACACAATCCGG AGGTGTTCGCCCATTTGGTGTCTCCCTATTAGTTGCAGGATGGGATCGAGATTTGCAACGACCGTTTCTTTACCAATGTGATCCTTCT GGTACGTATTTCCCTTGGAAGGCTACTGCATTAGGACAGAATTCACAAAATGGCAAGTCCTTTTTGGAAAAACG ATATAATGAAAATTTAGAACTGGAGGATGCTACACATGCGGCCATATTAACCTTAAAAGAGAGTTTTGAAGGTCAAATGACTGAAAGTAATATTGAAGTTGGTGTATGCAATGAAAATGGTTTTCGAATTTTAAcatcagatgaagtgaaagattaTTTAGCAGCTATaccataa
- the CDC37_1 gene encoding hsp90 co-chaperone Cdc37 (EggNog:ENOG410VDVC~COG:D), with protein MSRLNYSKWDHIEVSDDEDDTHPNIDTPSLFRWRHQARLERDAAWKKEKAEFENNYKSFLTKYNEAQQKLNKAKEEEKQKRLGPGGLDPVEVFESLPTNLQECFEKKDVELLKTVLCSMDPQQAEYHMKRCVDSGLWVDNARDQQEEDGESSSNVNTDGNDDIAATIQTNKEPIHDNA; from the exons GTTtctgatgatgaagatgatacTCATCCAAATATAGACACACCTAGCTTATTTCGATGGCGACATCAAGCACGCCTAGAAAGAGATGCTGCTTGGAAGAAAGAAAAAGCAGAGTTTGAGAATAATTATAAGTCATTTCTAACTAAATATAATGAGGCacaacaaaaattaaataaagcTAAGGAG GAAGAAAAGCAAAAACGTCTTGGTCCTGGTGGTCTGGATCCAGTTGAAGTTTTTGAGTCGTTACCAACG AATCTTCAAGAGTGTTTTGAGAAAAAAGATGTTGAGTTATTAAAAACAGTATTATGCAGTATGGATCCACAACAAGCTGAATATCATATGAAAAGATGTGTTGATAGTGGCCTATGGGTGGATAATGCACGTGATCAACAAGAAGAAGATGGTGAATCATCGTCAAATGTTAACACTGACGGTAATGATGATATTGCTGCTacaattcaaacaaataaagaaCCAATCCATGATAACGCCTAA
- the CDC37_1 gene encoding hsp90 co-chaperone Cdc37, variant 5 (EggNog:ENOG410VDVC~COG:D): MSRLNYSKWDHIEVSDDEDDTHPNIDTPSLFRWRHQARLERDAAWKKEKAEFENNYKSFLTKYNEAQQKLNKAKETGSDNIQELQKKLDELEVEAKEWSVKVTEIQKKERLRPLNIDTICKDAKSKTVINSPKLKHEENLDSTSNSEEAAVNRLKEFVNKHNKAIRKFGLLQKPLDSQNFLVKHPDLVCEETANQLVIWCIDLAMEEKFELMEHVSHQCIVMQFMLELAKSLKVDPRACIRPFFAKFKNPEPEYQKAFNDELSAFRERIRARAKVRLEEAMMQIEEEEKQKRLGPGGLDPVEVFESLPTNLQECFEKKDVELLKTVLCSMDPQQAEYHMKRCVDSGLWVDNARDQQEEDGESSSNVNTDGNDDIAATIQTNKEPIHDNA, encoded by the exons GTTtctgatgatgaagatgatacTCATCCAAATATAGACACACCTAGCTTATTTCGATGGCGACATCAAGCACGCCTAGAAAGAGATGCTGCTTGGAAGAAAGAAAAAGCAGAGTTTGAGAATAATTATAAGTCATTTCTAACTAAATATAATGAGGCacaacaaaaattaaataaagcTAAGGAG ACTGGTTCAGACAACATACAggaattacaaaaaaaactCGATGAACTCGAAGTGGAAGCTAAAGAATGGTCAGTGAAAGTGACTGAAATACAAAAGAAAGAACGA CTTAGACctttaaatattgatacaatttGCAAAGATGCGAAATCGAAGACG GTTATTAACTCGCCCAAACTTAAACACGAAGAGAATTTAGACTCGACATCAAATTCCGAAGAGGCTGCAGTAAATCGTCTAAAAGAATTTGTTAATAAGCATAATAAAGCTATACGAAAATTTGGACTATTGCAAAAACCATTAGATTCACAAAATTTTCTTGTTAAACATCCTGATCTAGTATGTGAAGAGACAGCTAATCAACTTGTAATTTGGTGTATTGATTTGGCTATGGAAGAG AAATTCGAACTAATGGAACATGTTTCACATCAGTGTATAGTGATGCAGTTTATGCTTGAATTAGCAAAATCGCTAAAAGTTGATCCAAGAGCGTGTATTCGACCATTCTTTGCGAA GTTTAAGAATCCTGAACCAGAATATCAAAAAGCTTTCAATGATGAACTTTCTGCATTCCGAGAAAGAATCAGAGCTCGAGCAAAAGTTCGTTTAGAAGAAGCTATGATGCAAATTGAAGAG GAAGAAAAGCAAAAACGTCTTGGTCCTGGTGGTCTGGATCCAGTTGAAGTTTTTGAGTCGTTACCAACG AATCTTCAAGAGTGTTTTGAGAAAAAAGATGTTGAGTTATTAAAAACAGTATTATGCAGTATGGATCCACAACAAGCTGAATATCATATGAAAAGATGTGTTGATAGTGGCCTATGGGTGGATAATGCACGTGATCAACAAGAAGAAGATGGTGAATCATCGTCAAATGTTAACACTGACGGTAATGATGATATTGCTGCTacaattcaaacaaataaagaaCCAATCCATGATAACGCCTAA
- the CDC37_1 gene encoding hsp90 co-chaperone Cdc37, variant 4 (EggNog:ENOG410VDVC~COG:D) gives MSRLNYSKWDHIEVSDDEDDTHPNIDTPSLFRWRHQARLERDAAWKKEKAEFENNYKSFLTKYNEAQQKLNKAKETGSDNIQELQKKLDELEVEAKEWSVKVTEIQKKERKFELMEHVSHQCIVMQFMLELAKSLKVDPRACIRPFFAKFKNPEPEYQKAFNDELSAFRERIRARAKVRLEEAMMQIEEEEKQKRLGPGGLDPVEVFESLPTNLQECFEKKDVELLKTVLCSMDPQQAEYHMKRCVDSGLWVDNARDQQEEDGESSSNVNTDGNDDIAATIQTNKEPIHDNA, from the exons GTTtctgatgatgaagatgatacTCATCCAAATATAGACACACCTAGCTTATTTCGATGGCGACATCAAGCACGCCTAGAAAGAGATGCTGCTTGGAAGAAAGAAAAAGCAGAGTTTGAGAATAATTATAAGTCATTTCTAACTAAATATAATGAGGCacaacaaaaattaaataaagcTAAGGAG ACTGGTTCAGACAACATACAggaattacaaaaaaaactCGATGAACTCGAAGTGGAAGCTAAAGAATGGTCAGTGAAAGTGACTGAAATACAAAAGAAAGAACGA AAATTCGAACTAATGGAACATGTTTCACATCAGTGTATAGTGATGCAGTTTATGCTTGAATTAGCAAAATCGCTAAAAGTTGATCCAAGAGCGTGTATTCGACCATTCTTTGCGAA GTTTAAGAATCCTGAACCAGAATATCAAAAAGCTTTCAATGATGAACTTTCTGCATTCCGAGAAAGAATCAGAGCTCGAGCAAAAGTTCGTTTAGAAGAAGCTATGATGCAAATTGAAGAG GAAGAAAAGCAAAAACGTCTTGGTCCTGGTGGTCTGGATCCAGTTGAAGTTTTTGAGTCGTTACCAACG AATCTTCAAGAGTGTTTTGAGAAAAAAGATGTTGAGTTATTAAAAACAGTATTATGCAGTATGGATCCACAACAAGCTGAATATCATATGAAAAGATGTGTTGATAGTGGCCTATGGGTGGATAATGCACGTGATCAACAAGAAGAAGATGGTGAATCATCGTCAAATGTTAACACTGACGGTAATGATGATATTGCTGCTacaattcaaacaaataaagaaCCAATCCATGATAACGCCTAA
- the CDC37_1 gene encoding hsp90 co-chaperone Cdc37, variant 2 (EggNog:ENOG410VDVC~COG:D): MSRLNYSKWDHIEVSDDEDDTHPNIDTPSLFRWRHQARLERDAAWKKEKAEFENNYKSFLTKYNEAQQKLNKAKETGSDNIQELQKKLDELEVEAKEWSVKVTEIQKKERNLQECFEKKDVELLKTVLCSMDPQQAEYHMKRCVDSGLWVDNARDQQEEDGESSSNVNTDGNDDIAATIQTNKEPIHDNA; the protein is encoded by the exons GTTtctgatgatgaagatgatacTCATCCAAATATAGACACACCTAGCTTATTTCGATGGCGACATCAAGCACGCCTAGAAAGAGATGCTGCTTGGAAGAAAGAAAAAGCAGAGTTTGAGAATAATTATAAGTCATTTCTAACTAAATATAATGAGGCacaacaaaaattaaataaagcTAAGGAG ACTGGTTCAGACAACATACAggaattacaaaaaaaactCGATGAACTCGAAGTGGAAGCTAAAGAATGGTCAGTGAAAGTGACTGAAATACAAAAGAAAGAACGA AATCTTCAAGAGTGTTTTGAGAAAAAAGATGTTGAGTTATTAAAAACAGTATTATGCAGTATGGATCCACAACAAGCTGAATATCATATGAAAAGATGTGTTGATAGTGGCCTATGGGTGGATAATGCACGTGATCAACAAGAAGAAGATGGTGAATCATCGTCAAATGTTAACACTGACGGTAATGATGATATTGCTGCTacaattcaaacaaataaagaaCCAATCCATGATAACGCCTAA
- the CDC37_1 gene encoding hsp90 co-chaperone Cdc37, variant 3 (EggNog:ENOG410VDVC~COG:D), translated as MSRLNYSKWDHIEVSDDEDDTHPNIDTPSLFRWRHQARLERDAAWKKEKAEFENNYKSFLTKYNEAQQKLNKAKETGSDNIQELQKKLDELEVEAKEWSVKVTEIQKKERLRPLNIDTICKDAKSKTEEKQKRLGPGGLDPVEVFESLPTNLQECFEKKDVELLKTVLCSMDPQQAEYHMKRCVDSGLWVDNARDQQEEDGESSSNVNTDGNDDIAATIQTNKEPIHDNA; from the exons GTTtctgatgatgaagatgatacTCATCCAAATATAGACACACCTAGCTTATTTCGATGGCGACATCAAGCACGCCTAGAAAGAGATGCTGCTTGGAAGAAAGAAAAAGCAGAGTTTGAGAATAATTATAAGTCATTTCTAACTAAATATAATGAGGCacaacaaaaattaaataaagcTAAGGAG ACTGGTTCAGACAACATACAggaattacaaaaaaaactCGATGAACTCGAAGTGGAAGCTAAAGAATGGTCAGTGAAAGTGACTGAAATACAAAAGAAAGAACGA CTTAGACctttaaatattgatacaatttGCAAAGATGCGAAATCGAAGACG GAAGAAAAGCAAAAACGTCTTGGTCCTGGTGGTCTGGATCCAGTTGAAGTTTTTGAGTCGTTACCAACG AATCTTCAAGAGTGTTTTGAGAAAAAAGATGTTGAGTTATTAAAAACAGTATTATGCAGTATGGATCCACAACAAGCTGAATATCATATGAAAAGATGTGTTGATAGTGGCCTATGGGTGGATAATGCACGTGATCAACAAGAAGAAGATGGTGAATCATCGTCAAATGTTAACACTGACGGTAATGATGATATTGCTGCTacaattcaaacaaataaagaaCCAATCCATGATAACGCCTAA
- a CDS encoding hypothetical protein (EggNog:ENOG410Y65V~COG:S) yields MLVEPGFSELRMLDDFVFDHRCLRRIADMQWQYHVSNAEVQHCAFGRSDDNAIDVTILRHRLRWLGHVLRMSSQRIQRRVLFADAGTGWKKQIGGHCMTWCCGMKESCKGLASVGPSRLPGLSPRDGATQWLQTLSDMAQNRSQG; encoded by the coding sequence ATGCTTGTGGAACCTGGCTTCTCCGAgctgaggatgttagacgactttgtgtttgatcatcgttgtctccgaaggattgctgatatGCAGTGGCaataccatgttagtaatgcagaagTTCAGCATTGTGCGTTCGGGCGCAgcgacgataatgcaattgatgtcactatcttgagacatcgacttcggtggcttggacatgtcctacgaatgtcgtcccagagaattcaacgtcgtgtattatttgccgacgctgggactggttggaaaaaacAGATAGGTGGTCattgtatgacatggtgttgtggcatgaaagaaagctgcaaagggctggcttctgttggtccttctcgACTCCCTGGTTTgagtcctagagatggtgcaacacagtggctacagacgttatcagatatggctcagaatagaagccagggGTGA